Proteins co-encoded in one uncultured Draconibacterium sp. genomic window:
- a CDS encoding patatin-like phospholipase family protein — MNKSLLVILLFTFSIVQSNAQTVGLVLSGGGAKGMAHIGVIRVLEENNIPIDYIAGTSIGAIVGGLYAAGYSADEMEELFKSDDFYFWSTGKIQREYRYYFKRQEDDPTWIQLRVAKKDEKVKILPPTNIIPGEQMDFAFMELTAATSAACNYDFNQLMVPYFCIAADVNNSKPLVLRNGDLGNAMRASMTVPLYFKPIEIDGKLLFDGGLLNNFPTDHMKEIFNPDIIIGHKVADDARAADADDVMRQISNMVMRPTNFEIKPSDGILLETKFDNVGLLDFNKIDTVLARGEQTTRAKIDSIKQLIKRRVPKEVVQAKRDSFNARKPELNFQNIQVEGVSDPMQRQFIIQSIKHRNNIVSLPTLKTEYFKLVADEQLKSIQPITRYNHSTGYFDLHLKVEPEKRLDLSIGGNISSKPINQGFAAINFRSYNSRAYSLHSNIYFGRFYSSFKLGGRIDYPTALPFYLESYLTFNRWDYFSSSTELIFEDVRSPYIIKDETSFKIETGLPLGLHSKIYAGVAYSSASNDFYQSDESEEGKMPNNSKFNAFVSKLAFENNSLNYKQYATEGAHRGIDGRFVIGEEKYKAGNIINSRTQYNNHKYFELHAHSLRYFSLGKRFVLGTHLESFLSTKKLFQTYRATKLSAQGFTPTPHSKSLFINEFNSNNFLAGGLKAIFKFSPDVHLRVEGYGFCPIHEEQEQPDLTVAKSDDFIDNYYVQGLAALVYQTGIGPVSLSFNYYEKNNTNLYVTLNFGYILFNKRGL, encoded by the coding sequence ATGAATAAATCTCTACTCGTTATCCTGCTATTTACTTTTTCTATTGTGCAAAGCAATGCTCAGACGGTTGGGCTTGTGCTCAGTGGTGGTGGTGCCAAAGGCATGGCACACATTGGCGTGATACGGGTTTTGGAAGAAAACAATATTCCAATCGACTATATAGCAGGAACTTCAATAGGAGCAATTGTTGGGGGGCTTTATGCTGCCGGATATTCTGCCGACGAAATGGAAGAGCTTTTTAAGTCGGACGATTTTTATTTCTGGTCGACCGGAAAAATACAACGCGAATACCGCTATTATTTTAAGCGCCAGGAAGACGATCCAACCTGGATACAACTGCGCGTGGCTAAAAAAGATGAAAAAGTAAAAATACTGCCCCCAACCAATATTATTCCCGGCGAACAAATGGATTTTGCATTTATGGAATTAACAGCTGCAACCAGTGCGGCCTGTAATTATGATTTCAATCAGTTGATGGTGCCCTATTTTTGTATTGCCGCCGATGTAAACAATAGTAAGCCGCTGGTTTTACGCAATGGTGATTTGGGAAATGCGATGCGGGCATCAATGACCGTTCCACTTTATTTTAAACCTATTGAAATTGATGGTAAATTATTGTTCGACGGAGGTTTGCTAAATAACTTTCCTACCGACCACATGAAAGAAATTTTTAACCCGGATATAATTATTGGCCATAAGGTTGCTGATGATGCAAGAGCCGCCGATGCCGATGATGTTATGCGGCAAATTTCGAACATGGTTATGCGTCCAACTAATTTTGAAATCAAACCATCAGATGGCATTTTGCTGGAAACAAAATTTGACAATGTTGGCTTGCTCGATTTTAATAAAATTGATACTGTTCTGGCACGTGGAGAACAAACAACCCGAGCCAAAATAGATAGCATAAAACAACTGATTAAACGTCGTGTTCCGAAGGAAGTAGTTCAGGCAAAACGCGACAGTTTTAATGCAAGAAAGCCGGAGTTAAATTTTCAAAACATTCAGGTTGAAGGCGTAAGCGACCCCATGCAACGCCAGTTTATCATTCAAAGTATTAAACACCGAAATAATATTGTATCCTTACCAACCTTAAAAACCGAATATTTTAAATTGGTGGCCGATGAACAACTGAAATCAATACAACCCATTACGCGCTACAATCACAGTACGGGTTATTTTGATCTGCATTTAAAAGTAGAACCCGAAAAACGCCTGGATTTGAGTATTGGCGGTAATATTTCCAGTAAACCCATTAACCAGGGTTTTGCGGCGATTAACTTCAGAAGTTACAACAGCAGAGCGTACTCGCTGCATTCAAACATCTATTTTGGTCGTTTTTACAGTTCATTTAAATTGGGTGGCCGAATTGATTATCCAACAGCGCTGCCTTTCTACCTTGAGTCGTATTTAACTTTTAACCGGTGGGATTATTTTTCGTCGAGCACAGAACTGATTTTCGAAGATGTTCGCTCGCCGTATATTATAAAAGACGAAACCAGCTTCAAAATCGAAACAGGACTTCCGCTAGGCTTACATAGTAAAATTTATGCGGGTGTTGCCTATTCTTCTGCCAGTAATGATTTTTATCAGAGCGATGAATCAGAAGAAGGGAAAATGCCCAACAACTCGAAATTCAATGCATTTGTTTCAAAATTGGCTTTCGAAAATAACTCACTGAACTACAAACAATATGCAACAGAAGGGGCTCACCGGGGAATTGATGGCAGATTTGTTATTGGCGAAGAGAAATACAAAGCCGGAAATATTATAAATTCGCGTACACAATATAACAACCACAAATATTTTGAGCTTCACGCCCACTCATTACGCTATTTTTCGTTGGGCAAACGATTTGTATTGGGTACTCACCTCGAATCATTTTTAAGTACAAAAAAATTGTTTCAAACGTACCGGGCCACAAAACTGTCAGCTCAGGGATTTACACCAACACCACACAGTAAATCGCTGTTTATTAACGAATTTAACTCGAATAATTTTCTGGCTGGAGGCTTAAAAGCGATATTTAAATTCTCGCCCGATGTGCATCTTCGTGTTGAAGGTTATGGATTCTGCCCTATTCATGAAGAGCAGGAACAACCAGACCTTACAGTAGCAAAAAGCGATGATTTTATCGATAATTATTATGTACAGGGGCTGGCAGCGTTGGTTTATCAAACCGGAATTGGACCAGTGAGTCTTTCGTTTAATTATTACGAAAAAAATAATACCAACCTTTACGTTACCCTTAATTTTGGATATATCTTATTCAACAAACGAGGTTTGTAG
- a CDS encoding MBL fold metallo-hydrolase, whose protein sequence is MLTISILTDNTAGGQFMAEHGLSYLVEIDNEKILFDAGHSDVFLKNAAKLKNNIEKEVKTVVLSHGHWDHGNGLKHLKDKILVTHPASFSQRYRKAVHTTVGLDLTRSEIEKQFTLKESKNSVQLTDNLFFLGEIPRNTDFESQSTSFEFADGSDDFIPDDSALAAIVNNELIVITGCSHSGICNICEHAKKVTGVDKIKAVIGGFHLKRQDKQTLKTIEYFRQNKAEKLLPSHCTALPALALFHSTFKTEQLKTGMIFHF, encoded by the coding sequence ATGCTAACAATCTCTATTTTAACAGATAATACTGCCGGCGGGCAATTTATGGCAGAGCACGGACTCTCCTACCTCGTTGAAATCGACAACGAAAAGATTTTATTCGATGCTGGTCATTCTGATGTATTTCTAAAGAATGCAGCTAAACTAAAAAACAACATTGAAAAAGAGGTGAAAACCGTTGTTTTAAGCCATGGACATTGGGACCATGGAAATGGTTTAAAACACCTGAAAGACAAGATACTGGTCACTCATCCGGCCAGTTTTTCCCAACGATACAGAAAAGCAGTTCATACTACCGTTGGATTGGATTTAACCAGAAGCGAAATTGAAAAACAGTTTACATTAAAGGAAAGCAAAAACTCAGTTCAACTTACAGATAACCTGTTCTTTTTAGGAGAAATTCCAAGAAATACTGATTTTGAAAGCCAGTCGACAAGCTTTGAATTTGCTGATGGGTCCGATGATTTTATACCTGACGATTCGGCTTTAGCTGCAATTGTAAATAATGAACTGATAGTGATTACCGGCTGCTCGCATTCAGGTATTTGTAACATTTGTGAACACGCCAAAAAAGTTACCGGAGTTGATAAAATAAAAGCTGTAATTGGCGGTTTTCATTTGAAAAGACAAGACAAACAAACCTTAAAAACCATAGAATATTTCAGGCAAAATAAGGCTGAGAAGCTTTTGCCATCACACTGTACAGCACTTCCGGCACTGGCATTATTTCATTCAACTTTTAAAACAGAGCAGTTAAAAACAGGAATGATTTTCCATTTTTAA
- the rny gene encoding ribonuclease Y produces MDIIIGVAAGFIVGGALAYLVWDKALKAKKNRIIGEGKSEAEVIKKDKILQAKEKFLQLKSEHEKYINEKNSQLAKEENKYKQRETTLNQRRDELNRKTKEFENTRREVEVIRENLNTQLQRVEHKSEELDKVHRQHLEKLEQISGLSADDAKEQLVESLQEEAKTEAVAYINEIMEEAKQTANKEAKKIVVKSIQRVATETAIENAVTIFHIESDEIKGRIIGREGRNIRALEAATGVEIVVDDTPEAIVLSAFDPVRREIARLALHQLVTDGRIHPARIEEVVQKVKKQVDEEVIETGKRTAIDLGIHGLHPELIRLVGKMKYRSSYGQNLLQHSREVANLCATMASELGLNPKKAKRAGLLHDIGKVPDDEPELPHAVLGMKLAERYKEKPDICNAIGAHHDEVEMQSLFAPIVQVCDAISGARPGARREVVESYIKRLKDLEDLALSYPGVLKTYAIQAGRELRVIVGSEKLTDQDTEQLSYDISKRIQDEMTYPGQIKITVIRETRAVSYAK; encoded by the coding sequence ATGGATATAATAATAGGAGTAGCCGCAGGGTTTATTGTGGGAGGCGCTTTAGCTTATCTGGTGTGGGATAAGGCCCTGAAGGCGAAAAAGAATCGGATTATCGGCGAAGGAAAATCCGAGGCCGAAGTGATTAAAAAAGATAAAATATTGCAGGCTAAAGAAAAGTTTCTGCAGTTAAAATCGGAACACGAAAAGTACATTAATGAGAAAAATTCGCAGTTAGCGAAGGAGGAGAACAAGTACAAACAACGTGAGACAACTTTAAATCAACGTCGCGATGAGTTAAATCGCAAAACAAAAGAATTTGAAAATACACGCCGTGAAGTTGAAGTCATTCGCGAGAATTTGAATACACAACTACAGCGTGTCGAACATAAAAGCGAAGAGCTTGATAAAGTGCACAGACAGCACCTTGAAAAACTGGAGCAGATTTCAGGACTTTCGGCTGATGATGCAAAAGAGCAGTTGGTAGAATCGTTACAGGAAGAAGCCAAAACTGAAGCTGTTGCATACATTAATGAAATAATGGAAGAGGCGAAACAAACGGCCAATAAAGAAGCTAAAAAGATCGTTGTAAAATCGATTCAACGTGTGGCTACCGAAACGGCTATTGAAAACGCTGTTACTATTTTCCATATTGAAAGTGACGAAATTAAAGGACGAATTATTGGTCGTGAAGGCCGAAATATTCGTGCGCTTGAAGCTGCTACCGGTGTTGAAATTGTTGTTGACGATACACCGGAAGCCATTGTGCTTTCAGCTTTCGATCCGGTACGTCGCGAGATTGCCCGCCTGGCTTTGCACCAGTTGGTAACCGATGGACGTATTCACCCTGCCCGTATTGAAGAAGTAGTGCAGAAAGTGAAAAAACAAGTGGATGAAGAAGTTATTGAAACCGGTAAACGTACTGCTATCGACCTAGGAATTCATGGTTTACATCCTGAGCTGATTCGTTTGGTAGGTAAAATGAAATACCGTTCGTCGTACGGACAAAACCTGTTGCAACACTCGCGCGAGGTAGCGAACCTTTGTGCAACAATGGCATCGGAGCTCGGATTAAATCCTAAAAAGGCAAAACGCGCCGGACTGTTGCACGATATTGGTAAAGTGCCGGATGACGAGCCGGAATTGCCACACGCAGTACTGGGTATGAAACTGGCCGAGAGATACAAAGAAAAACCGGATATTTGCAATGCAATTGGTGCTCACCACGACGAAGTAGAAATGCAATCGTTATTTGCACCAATCGTTCAGGTTTGTGATGCTATTTCTGGCGCTCGTCCTGGTGCTCGTCGCGAGGTGGTTGAGTCGTATATTAAACGATTGAAAGACCTTGAAGATCTGGCGCTCTCTTATCCTGGTGTACTGAAAACATACGCAATTCAGGCGGGTAGAGAATTACGTGTAATTGTTGGTTCTGAGAAATTAACTGATCAGGATACCGAACAACTTTCATACGATATTTCGAAACGTATTCAGGATGAAATGACTTATCCGGGGCAAATTAAAATTACTGTAATCAGGGAAACCCGTGCAGTAAGTTACGCAAAGTAA
- a CDS encoding transglutaminase-like domain-containing protein has translation MEQERFNALVTLLDDPDTTVFQMVEQELLKEDEAIIPALEKKWEQSFDENSQNRIENIIQSLQFKRTLGGLKNWINQTLGTQDLFEGFCAIDKFQYPDLNPLNLTLKIENLRKSIWLELNNSLTLLEKTTILNHFIFNLNGYSVNLSNPNSPQNCFLNQVLDTKRGNPVSMSIFYTIIARAIELPAYLVDFPKNPLVAIVDAELAQKVHGSTRDTEVLFYINPSNKGAITSRKEIDYHLKRNDYQPIEKYAEPKPDVLFIQRLVESMLEAYNSVGFTEKERKIKQLLSLF, from the coding sequence ATGGAACAAGAAAGATTTAATGCACTTGTGACACTTTTAGATGATCCCGACACAACTGTATTTCAAATGGTTGAACAGGAATTATTAAAAGAAGATGAAGCAATTATTCCAGCATTAGAGAAAAAGTGGGAACAAAGCTTTGATGAGAACAGTCAGAATCGTATTGAAAATATCATTCAAAGCCTTCAGTTTAAAAGAACTCTTGGCGGGCTAAAAAACTGGATCAATCAAACGCTGGGAACGCAGGATCTTTTTGAAGGATTTTGTGCGATAGATAAATTCCAGTATCCTGATTTGAATCCCTTAAACCTGACCTTAAAAATCGAGAACCTGCGAAAGTCAATCTGGCTGGAGTTGAATAACTCGCTGACTTTGCTTGAAAAAACAACCATTTTAAACCACTTCATTTTTAACTTGAATGGTTATTCAGTGAATCTGAGTAATCCCAATTCGCCACAAAATTGCTTTTTAAACCAGGTACTGGACACCAAACGTGGCAATCCGGTTTCGATGAGTATTTTTTATACAATTATTGCACGCGCCATCGAGCTTCCGGCATATTTGGTTGATTTCCCTAAAAACCCGCTAGTAGCTATTGTTGATGCTGAACTAGCACAAAAAGTACATGGTTCGACTCGGGATACGGAGGTATTATTTTACATTAATCCATCGAACAAAGGAGCCATTACCAGCCGTAAAGAAATCGACTACCACTTAAAAAGAAATGATTATCAGCCCATTGAAAAGTATGCCGAACCCAAACCGGATGTATTGTTTATACAACGTTTGGTAGAGTCGATGCTTGAAGCATACAATTCTGTTGGATTTACGGAAAAGGAAAGAAAGATAAAGCAGCTGCTTAGCTTGTTTTAG
- a CDS encoding M23 family metallopeptidase encodes MKRLIIIFILALLSFLGNAQLVTEPEFSWGNCHYYNANVGDTILFNGIDVVLLGIKNHYNKLSIDNDTIELKVSRRSLPSSLNLVRVFVADNQNVRKLVSNKAAHGLLKKDALICLSDNQSLMLAPNSFSFPVSYNDGFNWSMNEDNHMFSYMAKGCSSVESPKSNEGIGIALTDARGIEKHWLLAIENSTVIWVDEQKKNRNSKEACVLLQSNSNPSIFYVYDHLYANNIQVKEGQKVRMGELLGTVLGDEKWGYLQLAVVKSDTIPDYENRYANCVNFFPQLYELYFKNTFNYTKSFTRGKVEFAQSPQSNGNRKNLLAFEEYTGMGWDLGTWNTADKVMFCTNREQGNARLKKILFGNSYAECRNPHDYFEYEINVRNGVYRARAQVGDVEQASWQKIEYEGVEAATYDLAAGEQKWTSEKVVKVTDRKLTVRIYVDPTNQKVAGISEIVFQQAY; translated from the coding sequence GTGAAACGATTAATCATCATATTTATACTTGCTTTGCTAAGTTTTTTGGGGAATGCACAGCTGGTAACCGAACCTGAGTTTAGTTGGGGAAACTGCCATTACTACAATGCCAATGTAGGAGATACTATTCTGTTTAATGGGATTGATGTGGTTTTGCTCGGCATAAAAAATCACTACAACAAACTGAGTATTGATAATGATACCATTGAACTAAAGGTAAGCCGGCGCAGCTTACCATCAAGTTTAAATTTAGTGCGTGTTTTTGTGGCAGATAACCAAAATGTAAGAAAACTGGTATCCAATAAAGCGGCGCACGGATTATTAAAAAAGGATGCACTGATTTGTTTATCGGACAACCAAAGTCTGATGTTGGCTCCTAATTCCTTTAGTTTTCCGGTAAGTTATAACGATGGTTTTAACTGGAGTATGAACGAAGATAATCACATGTTTTCGTATATGGCGAAAGGATGTAGCTCCGTTGAATCCCCTAAATCGAACGAGGGAATTGGAATTGCTTTAACTGATGCCCGTGGCATTGAAAAACACTGGTTACTGGCCATCGAAAATAGCACAGTAATTTGGGTTGATGAACAAAAGAAAAATCGCAATAGCAAAGAGGCGTGTGTTCTTTTGCAGAGCAACTCCAATCCTTCAATTTTCTATGTGTACGATCATTTATACGCAAACAATATTCAGGTAAAGGAAGGACAGAAAGTGAGAATGGGAGAGCTTTTAGGAACTGTTTTGGGAGACGAAAAATGGGGCTATTTGCAGCTGGCAGTAGTTAAAAGCGATACCATTCCTGATTACGAAAACCGATATGCCAATTGTGTAAATTTTTTCCCACAGCTTTACGAATTGTATTTTAAAAACACCTTTAACTATACGAAATCCTTTACACGTGGGAAAGTGGAATTTGCACAATCACCACAAAGTAATGGAAACAGAAAGAACCTGCTGGCTTTTGAAGAATATACAGGAATGGGCTGGGATTTGGGAACCTGGAATACTGCCGATAAGGTAATGTTCTGTACGAATAGAGAACAAGGGAATGCCCGGTTAAAGAAAATATTGTTCGGGAACTCTTACGCGGAATGTCGTAATCCTCATGATTATTTTGAATATGAAATTAATGTGCGAAACGGAGTTTATCGTGCTCGGGCACAGGTGGGAGATGTGGAACAGGCTTCGTGGCAAAAAATAGAATACGAAGGTGTTGAGGCTGCTACTTACGATTTGGCCGCAGGCGAGCAAAAATGGACATCGGAAAAAGTGGTAAAAGTTACAGATCGCAAATTGACCGTTCGTATTTATGTTGATCCAACTAACCAGAAAGTTGCCGGAATTAGCGAAATTGTTTTTCAGCAAGCTTATTAA
- a CDS encoding nucleoside phosphorylase — protein MIKHSELILNNDGSIFHLHLKPENIGRQIILVGDPARVDTIAGFFDKIEFSVQNREFKTVTGFYKQTKISVISTGIGTDNIDIVLNELDALVNIDLETRSVKKELSSLDIVRIGTSGGLQTDLPVNSFVVSEKSIGFDGLLNYYANREQVSDMEFEAAFRNHTQWSDSLAAPYTVDAGQSLLDKFSDKQFNKGVTISAPGFYAPQGRELRLPLAFPQLNELVETFSYKDLWITNFEMESSAIYGLSKLMGHNALTVCLIIANRVTLTANENYRDEMKKLIKAVLDNLSN, from the coding sequence ATGATTAAACACTCAGAATTAATTTTGAATAACGATGGAAGTATATTCCATTTACACCTGAAACCGGAAAACATTGGTCGACAAATTATTCTTGTTGGCGATCCTGCCCGCGTTGATACCATTGCCGGTTTTTTCGACAAAATCGAATTTTCGGTTCAAAATCGTGAATTTAAAACGGTTACCGGTTTTTATAAGCAAACGAAAATCTCCGTTATTTCAACCGGAATTGGCACCGACAATATAGATATTGTATTAAACGAATTAGATGCATTGGTAAATATCGACCTGGAAACCCGAAGCGTGAAAAAAGAGCTGAGTTCGCTTGATATTGTACGTATTGGCACTTCGGGAGGATTGCAAACCGATCTTCCTGTAAACAGCTTTGTGGTTTCAGAGAAATCGATTGGCTTTGATGGTTTGCTAAATTATTATGCCAACCGCGAGCAGGTTTCCGATATGGAGTTTGAAGCAGCATTTCGAAATCATACCCAATGGAGCGATTCGCTGGCAGCACCATATACCGTTGATGCCGGACAAAGTTTACTGGACAAATTTTCGGATAAACAGTTTAATAAAGGTGTTACCATTTCGGCGCCGGGCTTTTATGCTCCACAAGGGCGGGAGTTGCGCTTGCCTTTGGCTTTTCCTCAATTGAACGAATTGGTTGAAACCTTTTCGTACAAAGATTTGTGGATAACCAATTTCGAAATGGAGAGTTCGGCCATTTATGGTTTGTCGAAATTAATGGGCCACAACGCGCTTACAGTTTGTTTAATTATAGCTAACCGCGTAACGCTTACCGCCAACGAAAACTACCGCGACGAGATGAAAAAACTGATAAAAGCGGTACTCGATAATTTAAGCAACTAG